In Mus caroli chromosome 19, CAROLI_EIJ_v1.1, whole genome shotgun sequence, a genomic segment contains:
- the Rce1 gene encoding CAAX prenyl protease 2 isoform X1 yields the protein MAALGGDGLRLLSVSRPERQPESAALSGPGPGLCCWVSVFSCFSLACSYVGSLYVWKSELPRDHPAVIKRRFTSVLVVSSLSPLCVLLWRELTGIQPGTSLLTLMGFRLEGIFPAALLPLLLTMILFLGPLMQLSMDCPCDLIDGLKVVLAPRSWARCLTDMRWLRNQVIAPLTEELVFRACMLPMLAPCTGLGPAVFTCPLFFGVAHFHHIIEQLRFRQSSVGNIVLSAASISSVPVLLHRCLRCLYSFPLHPHRTPDRAGSLPLFLQLHGLPCSVCSPGASTEVATAGRLCPWCGTFPASASTPDRPQALWQPSSLFAFGTNGGLRDPTVLLTVTLLCTPVNSDGLSSPSLPRNTAREGLAGVPEISGIFVGD from the exons ATGGCGGCGCTGGGCGGGGACGGGCTGCGTTTACTGTCGGTATCGCGGCCAGAGCGGCAGCCCGAGTCAGCCGCGCTGAGCGGCCCGGGCCCAGGGCTGTGCTGCTGGGTGTCTGtgttctcctgcttcagcctcgcCTGCTCCTACGTGGGCAGCCTCTACGTGTGGAAGAGCGAGCTGCCCAG GGACCACCCCGCTGTTATCAAGCGGCGTTTCACCAGTGTCCTGGTAGTGTCCAGCTTGTCCCCTCTTTGCGTGCTGCTCTGGAGGGAACTCACTGGCATCCAG CCAGGCACATCACTGCTTACCTTGATGGGCTTCAGACTGGAGGGCATTTTCCCAGCAGcgctgctgcccctgctgctaACTATG ATCCTTTTCCTGGGTCCACTGATGCAGCTCTCTATGGATTGCCCGTGTGACCTGATAGATGGGCTGAAGGTTGTCCTGG CCCCTCGTTCTTGGGCCCGCTGCCTCACAGACATGCGCTGGCTACGAAACCAAGTTATTGCACCGCTGACAGAGGAGCTGGTGTTCAGGGCTTGCATGCTGCCCATGCTAGCGCCGTGCACAGGTCTGGGCCCTGCTGTGTTCACCTGCCCACTCTTTTTTGGAGTCG CCCATTTTCACCACATTATTGAGCAGCTGCGCTTCCGCCAAAGCAGTGTGGGAAATATCGTCTTGTCTGCAG CCTCCATCTCCAGCGTTCCAGTTCTCCTACACCGCTGTCTTCGGTGCTTATACAGCTTTCCTCTTCATCCGCACAG GACACCTGATAGGGCCGGTTCTCTGCCACTCTTTCTGCAACTACATGGGCTTCCCTGCAGTGTGTGCAGCCCTGGAGCATCCACAGAAGTGGCCACTGCTGGCAGGCTATGCCCTTGGTGTGGGacttttcctgcttctgcttcaacCCCTGACAGACCCCAAGCTCTATGGCAGCCTtcctctttgtttgcttttggaacgAACGGGGGCCTCAGAGACCCTACTGTGCTCCTGACGGTCACTCTTCTGTGCACTCCAGTGAACTCTGATgggctctccagcccctccttacCAAGGAATACTGCAAGGGAGGGACTGGCTGGGGTCCCCGAGATCTCAGGAATTTTTGTAGGGGATTGA
- the Rce1 gene encoding CAAX prenyl protease 2 isoform X2, whose protein sequence is MAALGGDGLRLLSVSRPERQPESAALSGPGPGLCCWVSVFSCFSLACSYVGSLYVWKSELPRDHPAVIKRRFTSVLVVSSLSPLCVLLWRELTGIQPGTSLLTLMGFRLEGIFPAALLPLLLTMILFLGPLMQLSMDCPCDLIDGLKVVLAPRSWARCLTDMRWLRNQVIAPLTEELVFRACMLPMLAPCTGLGPAVFTCPLFFGVAHFHHIIEQLRFRQSSVGNIVLSAAFQFSYTAVFGAYTAFLFIRTGHLIGPVLCHSFCNYMGFPAVCAALEHPQKWPLLAGYALGVGLFLLLLQPLTDPKLYGSLPLCLLLERTGASETLLCS, encoded by the exons ATGGCGGCGCTGGGCGGGGACGGGCTGCGTTTACTGTCGGTATCGCGGCCAGAGCGGCAGCCCGAGTCAGCCGCGCTGAGCGGCCCGGGCCCAGGGCTGTGCTGCTGGGTGTCTGtgttctcctgcttcagcctcgcCTGCTCCTACGTGGGCAGCCTCTACGTGTGGAAGAGCGAGCTGCCCAG GGACCACCCCGCTGTTATCAAGCGGCGTTTCACCAGTGTCCTGGTAGTGTCCAGCTTGTCCCCTCTTTGCGTGCTGCTCTGGAGGGAACTCACTGGCATCCAG CCAGGCACATCACTGCTTACCTTGATGGGCTTCAGACTGGAGGGCATTTTCCCAGCAGcgctgctgcccctgctgctaACTATG ATCCTTTTCCTGGGTCCACTGATGCAGCTCTCTATGGATTGCCCGTGTGACCTGATAGATGGGCTGAAGGTTGTCCTGG CCCCTCGTTCTTGGGCCCGCTGCCTCACAGACATGCGCTGGCTACGAAACCAAGTTATTGCACCGCTGACAGAGGAGCTGGTGTTCAGGGCTTGCATGCTGCCCATGCTAGCGCCGTGCACAGGTCTGGGCCCTGCTGTGTTCACCTGCCCACTCTTTTTTGGAGTCG CCCATTTTCACCACATTATTGAGCAGCTGCGCTTCCGCCAAAGCAGTGTGGGAAATATCGTCTTGTCTGCAG CGTTCCAGTTCTCCTACACCGCTGTCTTCGGTGCTTATACAGCTTTCCTCTTCATCCGCACAG GACACCTGATAGGGCCGGTTCTCTGCCACTCTTTCTGCAACTACATGGGCTTCCCTGCAGTGTGTGCAGCCCTGGAGCATCCACAGAAGTGGCCACTGCTGGCAGGCTATGCCCTTGGTGTGGGacttttcctgcttctgcttcaacCCCTGACAGACCCCAAGCTCTATGGCAGCCTtcctctttgtttgcttttggaacgAACGGGGGCCTCAGAGACCCTACTGTGCTCCTGA
- the Rce1 gene encoding CAAX prenyl protease 2 isoform X3, translating to MGFRLEGIFPAALLPLLLTMILFLGPLMQLSMDCPCDLIDGLKVVLAPRSWARCLTDMRWLRNQVIAPLTEELVFRACMLPMLAPCTGLGPAVFTCPLFFGVAHFHHIIEQLRFRQSSVGNIVLSAASISSVPVLLHRCLRCLYSFPLHPHRTPDRAGSLPLFLQLHGLPCSVCSPGASTEVATAGRLCPWCGTFPASASTPDRPQALWQPSSLFAFGTNGGLRDPTVLLTVTLLCTPVNSDGLSSPSLPRNTAREGLAGVPEISGIFVGD from the exons ATGGGCTTCAGACTGGAGGGCATTTTCCCAGCAGcgctgctgcccctgctgctaACTATG ATCCTTTTCCTGGGTCCACTGATGCAGCTCTCTATGGATTGCCCGTGTGACCTGATAGATGGGCTGAAGGTTGTCCTGG CCCCTCGTTCTTGGGCCCGCTGCCTCACAGACATGCGCTGGCTACGAAACCAAGTTATTGCACCGCTGACAGAGGAGCTGGTGTTCAGGGCTTGCATGCTGCCCATGCTAGCGCCGTGCACAGGTCTGGGCCCTGCTGTGTTCACCTGCCCACTCTTTTTTGGAGTCG CCCATTTTCACCACATTATTGAGCAGCTGCGCTTCCGCCAAAGCAGTGTGGGAAATATCGTCTTGTCTGCAG CCTCCATCTCCAGCGTTCCAGTTCTCCTACACCGCTGTCTTCGGTGCTTATACAGCTTTCCTCTTCATCCGCACAG GACACCTGATAGGGCCGGTTCTCTGCCACTCTTTCTGCAACTACATGGGCTTCCCTGCAGTGTGTGCAGCCCTGGAGCATCCACAGAAGTGGCCACTGCTGGCAGGCTATGCCCTTGGTGTGGGacttttcctgcttctgcttcaacCCCTGACAGACCCCAAGCTCTATGGCAGCCTtcctctttgtttgcttttggaacgAACGGGGGCCTCAGAGACCCTACTGTGCTCCTGACGGTCACTCTTCTGTGCACTCCAGTGAACTCTGATgggctctccagcccctccttacCAAGGAATACTGCAAGGGAGGGACTGGCTGGGGTCCCCGAGATCTCAGGAATTTTTGTAGGGGATTGA
- the Lrfn4 gene encoding leucine-rich repeat and fibronectin type-III domain-containing protein 4 gives MAPPLLLLLLASGAAACPLPCVCQNLSESLSTLCAHRGLLFVPPNVDRRTVELRLADNFIQALGPPDFRNMTGLVDLTLSRNAITRIGARSFGDLESLRSLHLDGNRLVELGSSSLRGPVNLQHLILSGNQLGRIAPGAFDDFLDSLEDLDVSYNNLRQVPWAGIGSMPALHTLNLDHNLIDALPPGVFAQLSQLSRLDLTSNRLATLAPDPLFSRGRDAEASPSPLVLSFSGNPLHCNCELLWLRRLARPDDLETCASPPTLAGRYFWAVPEGEFSCEPPLIARHTQRLWVLEGQRATLRCRALGDPVPTMHWVGPDDRLVGNSSRAWAFPNGTLEIGVTGAGDAGAYTCIATNPAGEATARVELRVLALPHGGNTSAEGGRPGPSDIAASARTAAEGEGTLESEPAVQVTEVTATSGLVSWGLGRPADPVWMFQIQYNSSEDETLIYRIVPASSHHFLLKHLVPGADYDLCLLALSPAAGPSDLTATRLLGCAHFSTLPATPLCHALQAHVLGGTLTVAVGGVLVAALLVFTVALLVRGRGAGNGRLPLKLSHVQSQTNGGTSPMPKSHPPRSPPPRPQRSCSLDLGDTGGCYGYARRLGGAWARRSHSVHGGLLGAGCRGVGGSAERLEESVV, from the exons ATGGCCCCGCCGCTCCTATTGCTGCTGCTGGCCAGTGGAGCCGCTGCCTGCCCGCTACCCTGTGTGTGCCAGAACCTGTCGGAGTCACTCAGCACCCTTTGTGCCCACCGAGGCCTGCTGTTTGTGCCACCCAACGTGGACAGGCGCACAGTTGAACTGCGCCTGGCCGACAACTTCATCCAGGCCCTGGGACCACCTGACTTCCGCAACATGACAGGGCTGGTGGACCTAACATTGTCTCGAAATGCCATCACCCGCATTGGGGCTCGCTCCTTTGGGGACCTGGAGAGCCTGCGCTCCTTGCACCTGGATGGCAACAGGCTGGTGGAGCTGGGCAGCAGCAGCCTGCGGGGGCCTGTCAACCTTCAGcatctcattctcagtggcaatCAACTGGGCCGCATCGCCCCCGGGGCCTTCGACGACTTCCTTGACAGTCTCGAGGACCTGGATGTGTCCTATAACAACCTCCGGCAGGTTCCCTGGGCTGGCATAGGCTCCATGCCTGCCCTGCATACCCTGAACCTGGACCATAACCTCATCGATGCACTACCCCCAGGTGTCTTTGCTCAGCTCAGCCAGCTCTCCCGCCTTGACCTCACCTCCAACCGCCTGGCCACCCTGGCACCTGATCCACTCTTCTCCCGAGGCCGGGATGCTGAGGCCTCACCTTCTCCCCTGGTGCTGAGTTTCAGCGGGAACCCACTGCACTGCAACTGTGAGCTGCTGTGGCTGCGGCGGCTGGCCCGGCCCGATGACCTGGAAACCTGCGCTTCTCCACCAACCCTGGCAGGCCGCTACTTCTGGGCAGTGCCTGAGGGAGAGTTCTCCTGTGAGCCTCCGCTGATTGCCCGGCACACACAGCGCCTGTGGGTGCTAGAGGGCCAGCGGGCCACCCTCCGGTGCAGGGCCCTTGGTGACCCTGTACCTACCATGCACTGGGTTGGCCCTGATGACAGGCTGGTTGGCAACTCTTCTCGAGCCTGGGCTTTCCCCAATGGGACCCTAGAGATTGGGGTGACGGGCGCTGGAGATGCAGGAGCCTATACCTGCATTGCCACCAACCCCGCTGGTGAGGCCACAGCCCGAGTGGAGCTCCGGGTACTGGCCTTGCCCCATGGTGGGAACACCAGTGCTGAGGGGGGCCGTCCTGGGCCTTCGGACATTGCTGCTTCTGCTAGAACTGCTGCCGAAGGCGAGGGAACTTTAGAATCTGAACCAGCAGTGCAAGTGACGGAGGTGACTGCCACCTCTGGCCTGGTGAGCTGGGGCCTGGGGCGGCCAGCTGACCCAGTGTGGATGTTCCAAATCCAGTACAACAGCAGCGAGGATGAGACCCTCATCTACCG GATTGTACCAGCCTCCAGCCACCACTTCCTGCTGAAGCACCTGGTTCCCGGTGCTGACTACGACCTCTGCCTGCTGGCCCTGTCACCTGCTGCTGGGCCCTCCGACCTCACGGCCACTAGACTGCTGGGCTGTGCCCACTTCTCTACGCTACCAGCCACCCCCCTGTGCCATGCCCTACAGGCCCATGTGCTGGGCGGGACCCTGACTGTGGCAGTGGGGGGCGTCCTAGTGGCTGCCTTACTGGTCTTCACTGTGGCCTTGCTGGTTCGGGGCCGGGGAGCTGGGAATGGCCGCCTCCCACTCAAACTCAGCCATGTCCAATCCCAGACCAATGGTGGCACCAGCCCCATGCCCAAGAGCCACCCACCACGGAGCCCTCCACCTCGTCCTCAGCGCAGCTGCTCCCTGGACCTAGGAGACACCGGAGGATGCTACGGGTATGCCAGGCGCCTGGGAGGAGCCTGGGCCCGGCGGAGCCACTCTGTACATGGGGGGCTGCTGGGAGCTGGgtgtcggggggtggggggcagtgcgGAGCGGCTGGAGGAGAGCGTGGTGTGA
- the Rce1 gene encoding CAAX prenyl protease 2 isoform X4, whose protein sequence is MGFRLEGIFPAALLPLLLTMILFLGPLMQLSMDCPCDLIDGLKVVLAPRSWARCLTDMRWLRNQVIAPLTEELVFRACMLPMLAPCTGLGPAVFTCPLFFGVAHFHHIIEQLRFRQSSVGNIVLSAAFQFSYTAVFGAYTAFLFIRTGHLIGPVLCHSFCNYMGFPAVCAALEHPQKWPLLAGYALGVGLFLLLLQPLTDPKLYGSLPLCLLLERTGASETLLCS, encoded by the exons ATGGGCTTCAGACTGGAGGGCATTTTCCCAGCAGcgctgctgcccctgctgctaACTATG ATCCTTTTCCTGGGTCCACTGATGCAGCTCTCTATGGATTGCCCGTGTGACCTGATAGATGGGCTGAAGGTTGTCCTGG CCCCTCGTTCTTGGGCCCGCTGCCTCACAGACATGCGCTGGCTACGAAACCAAGTTATTGCACCGCTGACAGAGGAGCTGGTGTTCAGGGCTTGCATGCTGCCCATGCTAGCGCCGTGCACAGGTCTGGGCCCTGCTGTGTTCACCTGCCCACTCTTTTTTGGAGTCG CCCATTTTCACCACATTATTGAGCAGCTGCGCTTCCGCCAAAGCAGTGTGGGAAATATCGTCTTGTCTGCAG CGTTCCAGTTCTCCTACACCGCTGTCTTCGGTGCTTATACAGCTTTCCTCTTCATCCGCACAG GACACCTGATAGGGCCGGTTCTCTGCCACTCTTTCTGCAACTACATGGGCTTCCCTGCAGTGTGTGCAGCCCTGGAGCATCCACAGAAGTGGCCACTGCTGGCAGGCTATGCCCTTGGTGTGGGacttttcctgcttctgcttcaacCCCTGACAGACCCCAAGCTCTATGGCAGCCTtcctctttgtttgcttttggaacgAACGGGGGCCTCAGAGACCCTACTGTGCTCCTGA